A DNA window from Candidatus Hydrogenedentota bacterium contains the following coding sequences:
- a CDS encoding lysoplasmalogenase has translation MSWQKNSMGSSLADGDSGLALRVWLAGLATTVLALVCTFGHNVNFAALKMAASSGFIITSLLAGATQTVYGRWLLAGLAFSWWGDFFLLNGSQMSFVTGLISFLIGHVCYTVAFWQYDSRKDIALGGLAVLVLPAALLISALWPNVAPNLRVPVVAYTAVISVMLALSFGTWQKPGFILIIVGALAFYVSDICVARGSFGKQEAINGQIGLPLYFIGQVLLAASAAYVDPDEMRE, from the coding sequence ATGTCTTGGCAAAAGAACAGCATGGGGTCCAGTCTTGCCGATGGAGATTCGGGACTTGCCTTAAGAGTATGGCTGGCGGGCCTGGCGACAACCGTGCTTGCGCTCGTCTGTACGTTTGGCCATAACGTCAATTTCGCCGCGCTCAAGATGGCGGCGTCATCGGGGTTCATCATCACGTCGCTGCTTGCCGGAGCCACCCAGACCGTCTACGGACGATGGCTGCTGGCAGGCCTTGCCTTCTCGTGGTGGGGCGATTTCTTTCTATTGAACGGAAGCCAGATGAGTTTCGTTACGGGCCTGATCAGCTTTCTCATCGGACACGTTTGTTACACAGTAGCGTTCTGGCAATACGACAGCCGCAAGGACATCGCATTGGGAGGGCTGGCCGTGCTGGTCCTGCCTGCGGCCCTTCTGATATCGGCGCTGTGGCCCAATGTCGCACCGAATCTGAGAGTGCCTGTAGTTGCGTACACCGCAGTGATCTCCGTAATGCTCGCGCTTTCCTTCGGCACTTGGCAGAAGCCCGGATTCATCCTGATCATTGTGGGGGCGCTGGCGTTTTACGTTTCGGACATTTGTGTGGCACGAGGCAGTTTCGGCAAGCAAGAAGCCATAAATGGCCAAATCGGATTGCCACTTTATTTCATTGGGCAAGTCCTGTTGGCCGCGAGTGCCGCGTACGTAGACCCTGACGAGATGCGAGAGTAG